A portion of the Corynebacterium occultum genome contains these proteins:
- a CDS encoding AAA family ATPase, with translation MRIHELEIDNFRGIGHLELAEIPATGVIVIAGDNEQGKSTIMEAIDTVLNVKHRSTAQGVKAVQPVGQDVPSRVSLKLSVGEVTFRITKQFNRKKSATLDILSPRPANLTGDEAEDRLVQILQDNTDEQLLKTLFMRQGEVPAGIQAVGIPSLAQALDGQNENSGVEDTALTTGVNTEYLRYFTPKGKESGELARARAAADQAQTQLGDARLAVQALSTHVDGVARLSADRERATRDLPAARAELSARETGKIQAEQVKARVDAVREELERAVVEVDRAAAEQQRRQALREEVAALRLSHEQRSAGLEAATREAAQETQNLATLEEELRQARGSEDEATAALKKAREELQLLNREERRRELVELLAAVDGLDAELRDVGEEPLISEAQLKAVEEAATDLSVQEKLRESLAAKLHLSSAAGVRITVDDRELDIDEAGSILELSSATTLRIGEVVAEYTPGADSGADSVEAAARRLKQLLAEVDCEEVAEVRRRHEDSRRAADTTASLERERAGLLKQQEPDQLRRELESLQLALAEVELPDRDVTAATTAVAAAEEVLGEASRELRLVDSRIEPHRERKRHHALNLLQAEIDIAREGLERKEKELAEAEERQPEAELAGALAETERKRAEVAELKETAEQELLVADPDLAVQLCEGAKAKVSALEDTLARSTEELARLSGYIEQATGADERLEQAESAATATRRTLESVERRARAAELLKEVLERHQAKAQARYAEPFAEQLTILARAVFGPEVQFALDEKLQVTSRSIGEKAVPLEALSGGAKEQLAILTRFAIARLVGEQEGGTPVFVDDALGSTDPGRLDRMAALFSQAGRSTQVFVLTCMPQRYESVTGKREYRIEELKSRFSLVE, from the coding sequence ATGCGTATCCACGAACTTGAGATCGATAATTTCCGCGGTATCGGCCACCTGGAGCTGGCTGAAATTCCGGCGACCGGAGTGATCGTGATCGCCGGTGACAATGAGCAGGGCAAGTCCACCATCATGGAGGCCATCGACACGGTGTTGAACGTCAAGCACCGTTCCACCGCCCAGGGTGTCAAGGCGGTGCAGCCGGTCGGCCAGGATGTGCCCTCCCGGGTCTCCCTCAAACTCAGTGTCGGTGAGGTGACCTTCCGTATCACCAAGCAGTTCAATCGTAAGAAGTCCGCCACCCTGGACATCCTCAGCCCCCGTCCGGCGAACCTCACCGGTGATGAGGCGGAGGATCGTCTGGTTCAGATTCTGCAGGACAACACCGATGAGCAGCTGCTCAAGACCCTGTTCATGCGGCAGGGTGAGGTGCCGGCCGGCATCCAGGCCGTCGGCATCCCCTCCCTGGCGCAGGCACTGGATGGGCAGAACGAGAACTCCGGGGTGGAGGACACCGCGTTGACCACGGGGGTGAACACGGAATACCTGCGTTATTTCACCCCCAAGGGCAAGGAGTCCGGGGAGCTGGCCAGGGCCCGTGCCGCCGCCGACCAGGCCCAGACCCAGCTTGGGGATGCGCGCCTCGCCGTCCAGGCACTTTCCACCCATGTCGATGGGGTGGCCCGGCTCAGTGCCGATCGGGAACGCGCCACCCGGGACCTCCCCGCCGCCCGGGCTGAGCTGAGTGCCCGGGAAACCGGCAAAATCCAGGCCGAACAGGTCAAGGCCAGGGTGGATGCGGTGCGGGAGGAATTGGAACGCGCCGTGGTGGAGGTGGACCGGGCCGCTGCGGAGCAACAACGCCGCCAGGCACTGCGGGAAGAAGTCGCCGCCCTGCGCCTGTCCCATGAACAACGCAGCGCAGGCCTGGAAGCAGCCACGCGGGAAGCCGCCCAGGAAACCCAGAACCTGGCGACACTCGAAGAAGAACTCCGGCAGGCCCGGGGGAGCGAAGATGAAGCCACCGCTGCCCTGAAAAAGGCCCGCGAAGAACTGCAGCTGCTCAACCGGGAAGAGCGCCGCCGCGAACTCGTGGAACTACTGGCTGCGGTCGATGGTCTTGATGCCGAGCTCAGGGACGTCGGGGAGGAACCCCTGATCAGCGAGGCACAGCTGAAAGCCGTGGAAGAAGCTGCCACCGATCTGTCCGTGCAGGAGAAACTGCGGGAATCCCTGGCCGCCAAACTGCACCTGAGCTCCGCTGCGGGGGTGCGCATCACCGTCGATGACCGCGAGCTGGACATCGACGAGGCAGGCAGCATCCTGGAACTCAGTTCCGCCACCACCCTCCGCATCGGGGAAGTGGTAGCCGAATACACCCCTGGTGCCGACTCCGGGGCGGACAGCGTCGAAGCTGCTGCGCGCAGACTGAAACAACTGCTCGCCGAAGTGGACTGTGAGGAGGTGGCTGAAGTACGCCGCCGCCATGAGGATTCGCGCCGGGCGGCCGACACCACCGCCTCCCTGGAACGGGAACGCGCCGGTCTGCTCAAGCAACAGGAACCGGATCAGCTGCGCCGCGAATTGGAGAGCCTCCAGCTGGCACTGGCAGAGGTGGAACTTCCCGACCGTGATGTCACCGCCGCCACCACCGCCGTTGCAGCTGCGGAAGAGGTGCTGGGGGAGGCAAGCCGGGAACTTCGGCTCGTTGATTCCCGGATCGAGCCCCACCGGGAGCGTAAGCGACACCATGCCCTGAACCTGCTGCAGGCCGAGATCGACATCGCCCGGGAAGGTCTGGAACGCAAGGAGAAGGAACTGGCCGAGGCCGAGGAGCGCCAGCCCGAGGCGGAACTGGCGGGGGCGCTGGCCGAGACTGAGCGGAAACGGGCCGAAGTGGCTGAACTCAAGGAGACGGCCGAGCAGGAACTGCTGGTGGCGGATCCGGATCTGGCCGTCCAGCTCTGTGAAGGTGCCAAGGCTAAGGTGTCGGCGCTGGAGGACACCCTGGCCAGGTCCACTGAGGAACTGGCCAGATTGTCGGGCTATATCGAACAGGCCACCGGTGCTGATGAGCGATTGGAGCAGGCGGAGTCGGCGGCCACCGCCACCCGGCGAACCCTGGAATCGGTGGAGCGCCGTGCCCGGGCGGCGGAACTGCTCAAGGAGGTGCTGGAACGTCATCAGGCCAAGGCCCAGGCACGTTATGCCGAGCCTTTCGCGGAACAGCTGACCATTCTGGCACGCGCCGTATTCGGACCTGAGGTGCAGTTCGCCCTGGATGAGAAACTTCAGGTCACCTCCCGCAGCATCGGGGAAAAGGCGGTTCCCCTGGAGGCTTTGTCGGGGGGAGCGAAGGAGCAGCTGGCCATTCTCACCCGCTTCGCCATCGCCCGGTTGGTGGGGGAGCAGGAGGGTGGTACCCCGGTGTTCGTCGATGATGCACTCGGCTCCACCGACCCGGGCCGGTTGGACCGGATGGCCGCACTCTTCAGCCAGGCCGGCCGCAGCACCCAGGTGTTCGTGCTGACTTGTATGCCGCAGCGCTATGAGTCGGTTACCGGGAAGCGGGAGTACCGCATCGAGGAACTCAAGTCCCGGTTCTCACTGGTGGAGTAG
- the putP gene encoding sodium/proline symporter PutP: MSETTWFIIAIVIYMAAMLAIGFWSYRKTTKYDDYVLADRGLHPFVAALSAGASDMSGWLLMGLPGALFVTGMSELWIGIGLLVGAWANWTWVAPRLRAYTEVANNSITLPSFFENRLRDKSRSLRSISAVIIIFFFTFYVSSGMVAGGRYFESTFGGEYLIGLGVVGAITVIYTFVGGFLAVSYTDVVQGLMMFTALIIVPVMALIALDNPSDIFTWATENAYGPYEAGNPTYWSMISGVSLAAIIGNLAWGLGYFGQPHVVVRFMALRTSADAKQGRLIGISWMFLCIVGATATAIIGTVFFSQNPDISITDQSAFETIFLDMARILFHPLIAGLVLTAVLAAIMSTMSSQLLVVSSSLIEDLYKIFKKDLPSEKFLINLSRIMVVIVALIAAALAINPNDSILGLVGFAWAGFGSAFGPLMLASLYWKRLNFAGALSSMIVGALVSTGWGMLGGGDIIYELVPGFLASTLVLIGVTLATSSPQPEITEEFDEAVRLSKAAEENPELEISETKEKI; encoded by the coding sequence GTGTCAGAGACAACCTGGTTCATCATCGCCATCGTCATCTATATGGCGGCGATGCTGGCGATCGGCTTCTGGAGCTACCGCAAAACCACCAAATATGATGACTACGTCCTCGCCGACCGTGGTCTCCACCCCTTCGTCGCCGCACTATCAGCCGGTGCTTCCGACATGTCCGGCTGGCTGCTCATGGGCCTGCCCGGTGCCCTCTTCGTCACCGGCATGTCAGAGCTGTGGATCGGCATCGGCCTGCTGGTGGGTGCCTGGGCAAACTGGACCTGGGTCGCCCCCAGGCTGCGCGCCTACACCGAGGTGGCCAATAACTCGATCACCCTGCCCTCCTTCTTCGAGAACCGGTTGCGCGACAAGTCCCGCTCCTTGCGCTCCATCTCGGCGGTGATCATCATCTTCTTCTTCACCTTCTACGTCTCCTCCGGTATGGTCGCCGGTGGCCGTTACTTCGAGTCCACCTTCGGTGGTGAGTACCTGATCGGCCTGGGTGTGGTCGGTGCCATCACCGTCATCTACACCTTCGTCGGCGGCTTCCTGGCCGTCTCCTACACCGATGTGGTGCAGGGCCTGATGATGTTCACCGCCCTGATCATCGTGCCGGTCATGGCGCTGATCGCCCTGGACAACCCCTCCGACATTTTCACCTGGGCCACCGAGAACGCCTACGGCCCCTATGAGGCCGGCAACCCCACCTACTGGTCCATGATCTCCGGGGTCTCCCTGGCCGCCATCATCGGCAACCTGGCCTGGGGTCTGGGTTACTTCGGCCAGCCCCACGTCGTGGTCCGCTTCATGGCGCTGCGTACCTCCGCTGACGCCAAGCAAGGGCGTCTGATCGGTATCAGCTGGATGTTCCTCTGCATCGTCGGCGCCACCGCCACCGCCATCATCGGCACGGTCTTCTTCTCCCAGAACCCGGACATCAGCATCACCGACCAGTCCGCCTTCGAGACCATCTTCCTGGACATGGCCCGCATCCTCTTCCACCCCCTGATCGCCGGACTGGTGCTCACCGCGGTGCTGGCGGCCATCATGTCCACCATGTCCTCCCAGCTGCTGGTCGTCTCATCCTCCCTCATCGAGGACCTCTACAAGATCTTCAAGAAGGACCTTCCCAGCGAGAAGTTCCTGATCAACCTCTCCCGGATCATGGTGGTCATCGTGGCGCTCATCGCTGCAGCGCTGGCCATCAACCCCAATGACTCCATCCTGGGTCTGGTCGGCTTCGCCTGGGCCGGTTTCGGTTCCGCCTTCGGCCCGCTGATGCTGGCCTCCCTCTACTGGAAGCGTCTCAACTTCGCCGGCGCCCTGTCCTCCATGATTGTTGGCGCCCTGGTCTCCACCGGTTGGGGCATGCTCGGTGGCGGCGACATCATCTACGAGCTGGTCCCCGGCTTCCTCGCCTCCACCCTCGTCCTCATCGGTGTCACCCTGGCCACCAGCTCCCCGCAGCCGGAGATCACCGAGGAGTTCGACGAGGCAGTCCGGCTCTCCAAGGCCGCCGAGGAGAACCCCGAGCTGGAGATCTCCGAAACCAAGGAAAAGATCTAG
- a CDS encoding HNH endonuclease family protein, whose translation MELDHVLPLSIAWDLGAHAWTPQQRRAFANDPANLVLTSREANQEKSNLLPSEWLPPDRGARCWYVRKMAHVVATYGLPFPAEEQTVMKKQCRLREIWRP comes from the coding sequence GTGGAACTTGACCATGTCCTGCCACTCAGCATCGCCTGGGACCTGGGCGCCCATGCCTGGACCCCACAGCAGCGCCGCGCCTTTGCCAATGATCCCGCCAACCTGGTGCTCACCTCACGGGAAGCAAACCAGGAGAAATCCAACCTGCTGCCCTCGGAGTGGCTACCCCCGGATCGTGGTGCCCGCTGCTGGTATGTACGCAAAATGGCTCATGTGGTGGCCACCTACGGACTGCCGTTTCCGGCGGAGGAACAGACGGTGATGAAAAAGCAGTGCCGGCTGCGCGAAATCTGGCGGCCGTGA
- a CDS encoding metallophosphoesterase family protein, which translates to MSRVADRTGGMSFSDAAPVKFLHTSDLQIGMDRHFLDADAQARFNDARIRAISRCGEVALAHGCAFIVVAGDVFEKNSLSAQTTSRALEALRQLPLPVYLLPGNHDPLVADSIFYRTADIAGVHVLGDSEPVEVSPGVEVVGAPLKSRYATTDLVRQALEPLAPYEGVRIMVGHGQAFSRTSEASPDLIDLAYVESRLADGSIDYLALGDTHSAQAVGDSGRVWFSGAPETTDFHDLTPGVEGGEVNSGKVLVVTAYPGSVTVEEVAVGQWTFHALHADLYSTGDVEEFLTRLAAYPDKATTVIKYALHGTLGLGDHRLLSAGLEDLRPAFAALYERTRLMDLQLEPGAEEIVELDIQGYAAAALDELVQRREEPAARDALNLLFRLSKES; encoded by the coding sequence ATGTCCCGGGTGGCTGATAGAACTGGGGGCATGAGTTTCAGTGATGCTGCCCCGGTGAAATTCCTGCACACCTCGGATCTGCAGATAGGTATGGACCGCCACTTTCTGGATGCTGATGCCCAGGCCCGTTTCAATGATGCCAGGATCCGGGCGATCAGCCGCTGCGGTGAGGTGGCTTTGGCGCACGGCTGTGCCTTCATCGTGGTGGCGGGGGATGTCTTTGAGAAGAACTCCCTGAGTGCGCAGACCACGTCCCGTGCCCTGGAGGCGTTGCGTCAGCTGCCACTGCCGGTGTACCTTCTGCCCGGTAACCACGATCCGCTGGTGGCGGACAGTATTTTCTATCGCACCGCGGATATTGCGGGGGTGCATGTGCTCGGGGATTCCGAGCCGGTTGAGGTGTCCCCCGGTGTGGAAGTGGTGGGTGCACCCCTGAAGAGCCGTTATGCCACCACTGATCTGGTCCGCCAGGCATTGGAACCCCTGGCACCTTATGAGGGGGTGCGCATCATGGTGGGGCATGGCCAGGCCTTCTCCCGTACTTCGGAGGCCTCACCGGATCTGATTGATCTGGCTTATGTGGAGTCTCGACTGGCGGACGGCAGCATCGACTACCTCGCCCTGGGGGACACCCACTCCGCCCAGGCGGTGGGGGACAGCGGCCGGGTATGGTTCTCCGGGGCGCCGGAAACCACTGATTTCCATGATCTGACACCTGGGGTGGAGGGGGGTGAGGTCAACTCCGGCAAGGTACTGGTGGTCACCGCTTACCCGGGCAGCGTCACCGTGGAGGAGGTGGCGGTGGGGCAGTGGACCTTCCATGCCCTGCACGCTGACCTGTATTCCACCGGGGATGTCGAGGAGTTCCTGACCCGGTTGGCGGCTTACCCGGACAAGGCCACCACCGTGATCAAGTACGCCCTACACGGCACCCTCGGTCTTGGTGATCACCGCCTTCTGTCAGCGGGGCTGGAGGACCTGCGCCCCGCCTTCGCCGCGCTCTATGAGCGGACCCGGCTCATGGATCTGCAGCTGGAACCCGGCGCGGAGGAAATTGTGGAACTCGATATCCAGGGTTATGCGGCAGCTGCCCTGGATGAGCTGGTGCAGCGTCGTGAGGAACCCGCTGCCCGTGATGCCCTCAACCTGCTGTTCCGTCTGAGCAAGGAGTCCTGA
- a CDS encoding YceI family protein encodes MSNLNGTYVLDQSHTNINWVARHAMVTKVRGTFKDFEGSFTIDSENPENSSASVVIKAASTDSGNADRDAHTLGEDFFDVEKFPEITFQATSFTIANDHEGTVTGDLTIKGITKSVTLDVEVDGVEEDPFGNTRIGFEAKTKINRKDFGVDFQAPLKSGGMLVSEDVRIEVEASAIKQA; translated from the coding sequence ATGTCCAACCTGAACGGTACCTACGTCCTCGACCAGTCGCACACCAACATCAACTGGGTTGCTCGCCACGCCATGGTCACCAAGGTCCGCGGCACCTTCAAGGACTTCGAGGGTTCCTTCACCATCGACTCCGAGAACCCGGAGAACAGCTCCGCTTCCGTGGTCATCAAGGCTGCCTCCACCGACTCCGGCAACGCTGACCGCGACGCCCACACCCTGGGCGAGGACTTCTTCGACGTCGAAAAGTTCCCGGAAATCACCTTCCAGGCCACCTCCTTCACCATCGCCAACGATCACGAGGGCACCGTCACCGGCGACCTGACCATCAAGGGCATCACCAAGTCCGTCACCCTCGATGTTGAGGTTGACGGTGTCGAGGAGGATCCCTTCGGCAACACCCGCATCGGTTTCGAGGCCAAGACCAAGATCAACCGTAAGGACTTCGGCGTTGATTTCCAGGCTCCCCTGAAGTCCGGCGGCATGCTGGTCTCCGAGGACGTCCGCATCGAGGTTGAGGCTTCCGCCATCAAGCAGGCCTAA
- a CDS encoding PspC domain-containing protein has protein sequence MSTNTVPFHQRRLERSTTDKWLGGVLGGIAQTYDWNPTLVRVLFIASFVLPGPQLLIYLGVWIVMAMMGR, from the coding sequence ATGAGCACCAACACCGTCCCCTTCCACCAACGCCGCCTCGAACGATCCACCACCGATAAGTGGCTGGGTGGCGTGCTCGGCGGAATTGCGCAGACCTACGACTGGAACCCCACCCTGGTCCGCGTTCTCTTCATCGCCAGCTTCGTGTTGCCCGGCCCGCAGCTCCTGATCTACCTGGGGGTCTGGATAGTGATGGCCATGATGGGCCGCTAA
- a CDS encoding MarR family winged helix-turn-helix transcriptional regulator, with the protein MTTPRWLNDEEQALWRLMLAASRKMDRCLDETLQAGNDLSTSEFSVLVSLSEAKAPGLRLRDLCTVLDWDRSRTSHQITRMEKRGLVSKESCEGDARGVIVVLTEEGARRLERAAPDHVESVRRLIFDHLTQEQADVIGSFLETLMAVQSVPGAAGFEAEEPA; encoded by the coding sequence ATGACAACTCCGAGATGGCTCAATGACGAAGAACAGGCACTCTGGCGGCTGATGCTCGCCGCCTCCCGGAAGATGGACCGCTGCCTCGATGAAACCCTTCAGGCAGGAAATGACCTCTCCACCTCTGAGTTCTCGGTACTGGTGTCCCTTTCTGAGGCCAAGGCCCCGGGACTGCGGTTGCGGGATCTCTGCACCGTCCTTGACTGGGACCGCAGTCGCACCTCCCACCAGATCACCCGCATGGAGAAACGCGGTCTGGTGAGCAAGGAGTCCTGCGAGGGCGATGCCCGCGGCGTGATCGTGGTGCTCACCGAGGAGGGGGCCCGCCGGCTGGAGCGGGCCGCCCCTGATCATGTGGAAAGTGTGCGCCGCCTCATCTTCGACCACCTCACCCAGGAGCAGGCCGACGTGATCGGCAGTTTCCTCGAGACCCTGATGGCCGTGCAGAGTGTTCCCGGCGCCGCGGGTTTTGAGGCAGAGGAACCGGCCTAG
- a CDS encoding DUF2269 domain-containing protein, whose product MTTIFIFLHVLTAILFLGPVTVATSSFHVRALEAHEGNTRSGSVAKLLHRITNTYGMLSMLVPILGVAIMFTNTDYWSMGNFHAAIGFSVVAWALLIFLIIPRQRQMVGVLGLLDPEEVEGRSFEVKDWKTAKSQLSMFGGIFALLWVIILLLMFL is encoded by the coding sequence ATGACCACCATCTTCATCTTCCTGCACGTGCTGACCGCGATTCTCTTCCTCGGCCCAGTCACCGTAGCCACCTCCTCTTTCCACGTCAGGGCCCTGGAGGCCCATGAGGGGAACACCCGCTCCGGGAGTGTGGCGAAGCTGCTCCACCGGATCACCAACACCTATGGCATGCTCTCCATGTTGGTCCCCATCCTGGGTGTCGCCATCATGTTCACCAATACGGACTATTGGTCAATGGGGAATTTCCATGCCGCAATCGGTTTTTCGGTGGTCGCCTGGGCCCTGCTGATCTTCCTGATCATCCCCCGCCAACGGCAGATGGTCGGCGTCCTGGGTCTGCTCGATCCGGAGGAGGTTGAGGGCCGGAGCTTCGAAGTCAAGGACTGGAAGACGGCCAAGAGCCAGCTGTCGATGTTCGGCGGGATCTTCGCCCTGCTCTGGGTGATCATCCTGCTGTTGATGTTCCTCTAG
- a CDS encoding DEAD/DEAH box helicase, which yields MTSHLLHGLWIRGSGLHLWIEQVNGHRIVAPSSVPAGTFPAAAEHLLSDKKFRHRLRANLRTPKGRDRELVIPTAAHGPQQAVEVLAQLSFLDQPSPAATHAQREAIAPDLYWLIRMYGGLSRFVRAGRLTFKLAYEDDQWWPQWQLASGLGERGWVAEMAAAAPGILARNNPILVDDVVAVLPHWIANAMLTDLAESTRPYPWHEFPEALMNSQPLRRGGANLLGRLNEWKDSITSVDLQLVFIVEQPPAESDAEDPADSVWPVRLQVRSGVDSPVPIRVADLDRGSIEKLRERHRHALEISSLLDPIQRPAPRGPGAGDWDVALTTAEIIEFISRDVPLLKNLGFNVMLPKAWSNYETKARLETSEYRDPTVGATRAHIGLDQLVEYNWRLSVGDVELSDEEMTELVNSKSGLIRLRGEWVMADPQALNRITGYMDQLSKTSQKRRREELDKLATRAELAKAQDLPGWEQLFDELEAKREEYNDTFKGIGEVTIAELRQLALEAVAAEPVEFTGSTWFSSLLGGTDTPAPERVVLPDTVTAELRDYQRRGVDWLYWMSRNNIGAVLADDMGLGKTLQLLALLAVEKAERETGPTLVVVPTSVVGNWAREAEKFVPSLRVAVHHGTTRLRGEELFDAAKEHDLVITSYGVVTRDFAELGQIDWERVVLDEAQQIKNSTTRSAKAVRSLPSRHRVALTGTPVENRLSEMRSILDFCNPGVLGSASFFRNHFAKAIERDEDEEMTNRLRALVAPFILRRLKTDPTIIDDLPEKTEQILTVNMTSEQAALYKALVADVQQQLEQREGIARRGLVLATITRIKQICNHPAHYLGDGSAVTARGRHRSGKVEELVRLLDDAIEVGEKMLIFTQYRAFGDLLAPYLSDRLGESIPFLHGGVSKTGRDAMVERFQSDDGPTAMILSLKAGGTGLNLTAASQVVHMDRWWNPAVENQATDRAFRIGQQKNVQVFKMITAGTMEESIQDILDGKMHLAGAVIGEGEGWITELKPEELAELMSYRGREASE from the coding sequence ATGACCTCTCACCTGCTGCATGGACTCTGGATACGGGGGTCCGGACTCCATTTGTGGATCGAACAGGTGAATGGGCACCGCATCGTTGCGCCCAGTAGCGTGCCTGCCGGGACCTTCCCGGCCGCGGCCGAACACCTGCTCTCAGACAAGAAATTCCGGCACCGCCTGCGTGCCAACCTCCGCACCCCCAAGGGGCGGGACCGCGAACTCGTGATCCCCACCGCCGCTCACGGACCCCAGCAGGCGGTGGAGGTGCTCGCCCAGCTCTCCTTCCTCGACCAGCCTTCCCCGGCGGCCACCCACGCCCAGCGTGAGGCGATCGCCCCGGACCTCTACTGGCTGATCCGGATGTACGGGGGGCTGAGTCGCTTCGTGCGCGCCGGCCGACTGACCTTCAAACTGGCCTATGAGGACGACCAGTGGTGGCCACAGTGGCAACTGGCCTCCGGGTTGGGGGAGCGGGGCTGGGTGGCAGAGATGGCTGCCGCAGCCCCGGGCATCCTCGCCCGCAACAACCCCATCCTGGTGGATGATGTGGTGGCGGTGCTGCCCCACTGGATCGCCAACGCCATGCTCACCGACCTGGCGGAATCCACCCGACCCTATCCCTGGCACGAGTTCCCTGAGGCCCTGATGAACTCCCAGCCGCTGCGTCGCGGTGGGGCGAATCTGCTGGGTCGGCTCAATGAGTGGAAGGATTCGATCACCTCCGTTGACCTGCAGCTGGTCTTCATCGTGGAGCAGCCCCCGGCGGAATCCGATGCCGAAGATCCGGCCGACAGTGTCTGGCCGGTGCGGCTGCAGGTCCGTTCCGGAGTGGATTCCCCGGTGCCGATCCGGGTGGCTGACCTGGACCGCGGCAGCATCGAGAAGCTGCGCGAAAGGCACCGCCATGCCCTGGAGATCAGCTCGCTGCTGGATCCGATCCAGCGCCCCGCACCCCGGGGGCCGGGGGCCGGGGACTGGGATGTGGCGCTGACCACCGCCGAGATCATCGAGTTCATCAGCCGGGATGTGCCCCTGCTGAAGAATCTCGGCTTCAATGTGATGCTGCCCAAGGCCTGGTCCAACTATGAAACCAAGGCCCGCCTGGAGACCTCCGAGTACCGTGACCCCACCGTGGGTGCCACCAGGGCGCATATCGGTCTGGATCAGCTGGTGGAGTACAACTGGAGGCTTTCCGTCGGCGATGTGGAACTCAGCGATGAGGAGATGACTGAGCTGGTCAACTCCAAGTCCGGTCTGATCCGCCTGCGCGGCGAATGGGTCATGGCTGACCCCCAGGCACTCAACCGCATCACCGGCTACATGGACCAGCTCTCCAAGACCTCGCAGAAGCGTCGTCGTGAGGAGCTGGATAAGTTGGCCACCCGGGCGGAACTGGCCAAGGCGCAGGACCTGCCCGGCTGGGAGCAGCTCTTCGATGAGCTGGAGGCCAAACGGGAGGAGTACAACGACACCTTCAAGGGGATCGGCGAGGTCACCATCGCCGAACTGCGCCAGCTCGCCCTGGAGGCGGTGGCCGCGGAGCCGGTGGAATTCACCGGTTCCACCTGGTTCTCCTCCCTGCTGGGTGGTACCGACACCCCCGCCCCGGAGCGGGTGGTCCTTCCCGACACCGTCACCGCCGAACTACGCGACTATCAGCGCCGCGGCGTGGACTGGCTCTACTGGATGTCCCGCAACAACATCGGTGCCGTCCTGGCCGATGACATGGGTTTGGGTAAAACCCTGCAGCTACTGGCGCTGCTCGCGGTGGAGAAGGCAGAACGCGAAACCGGTCCCACGCTCGTCGTGGTGCCGACCTCGGTGGTCGGAAACTGGGCACGCGAGGCCGAGAAATTCGTCCCCTCCCTGCGCGTCGCCGTCCACCACGGCACCACCAGACTCCGCGGCGAGGAGCTTTTCGACGCCGCGAAGGAGCACGACCTGGTGATCACCAGCTATGGCGTGGTCACCCGGGACTTCGCCGAGCTCGGCCAGATCGACTGGGAACGAGTGGTCCTGGATGAGGCCCAGCAGATCAAGAACTCCACCACCCGTTCCGCCAAGGCGGTGCGTTCCCTGCCCTCCCGGCACCGGGTCGCGCTGACCGGCACCCCAGTGGAGAACCGTCTCTCCGAGATGCGCTCCATCCTCGACTTCTGCAACCCCGGGGTACTCGGCTCCGCCAGCTTCTTCCGCAACCACTTCGCCAAGGCGATTGAACGCGATGAGGATGAGGAGATGACCAACCGGCTGCGCGCCCTGGTCGCCCCCTTCATCCTCCGCCGCCTCAAGACCGATCCGACGATCATCGACGATCTGCCGGAGAAGACCGAGCAGATCCTCACCGTGAACATGACCTCCGAACAGGCCGCCCTCTACAAGGCGCTGGTCGCCGATGTGCAGCAGCAGCTGGAACAGCGGGAGGGCATCGCCCGGCGCGGCCTGGTGCTGGCCACCATCACACGTATCAAGCAGATCTGTAACCACCCCGCGCATTATCTGGGGGATGGTTCGGCTGTCACCGCCCGGGGGCGTCACCGTTCCGGGAAGGTGGAGGAGCTGGTGCGGCTGCTTGATGATGCCATTGAGGTGGGGGAGAAGATGTTGATCTTCACGCAGTACCGCGCCTTTGGTGATCTGCTGGCCCCTTATCTCAGTGATCGGCTAGGGGAGTCCATTCCCTTCCTGCATGGTGGGGTGAGCAAGACGGGGCGTGATGCGATGGTGGAGCGTTTCCAGTCCGATGATGGGCCGACGGCGATGATTCTTTCGTTGAAGGCCGGTGGTACGGGTCTGAACCTGACGGCTGCTTCCCAGGTGGTCCACATGGACCGTTGGTGGAATCCGGCGGTGGAGAATCAGGCCACGGACCGTGCTTTCCGGATCGGGCAGCAGAAGAATGTGCAGGTGTTCAAGATGATCACGGCGGGCACCATGGAGGAGTCGATCCAGGATATCCTGGATGGCAAGATGCACTTGGCGGGTGCTGTGATTGGTGAAGGCGAGGGCTGGATCACCGAGCTCAAGCCGGAGGAGTTGGCGGAGCTGATGAGTTACCGAGGGAGGGAGGCTTCAGAGTGA